A region from the Carassius carassius chromosome 33, fCarCar2.1, whole genome shotgun sequence genome encodes:
- the LOC132113895 gene encoding CXXC-type zinc finger protein 5-like isoform X1 yields MSASGGSMEGSRAVEDEEAQDSCCGDEDSSPVVERRNRSGIISAPLSKSLKRSRALSQYIATCSAAAVASVANANRLAQSSMVATGVKAHSTASQHRSQVGYAKLDRAALMSGLLDSPSGLHLAQAAELLRRAGMLLPVSDPSSVSVGGDMETVSASDSLGSVMDFPLLGNGGVGGSFPYHPGLFIMTPAGVFLADGALSHVTGTSEHQQTQSEISSAISANGKKKRKRCGLCPPCRRRINCEQCSSCRNRKTGHQICKFRKCEELKKKPAGGLEKVMLPTGAPFRWFP; encoded by the exons ATGTCTGCCAGTGGAGGGTCCATGGAGGGAAGTCGAGCTGTAGAGGATGAGGAGGCGCAGGACAGCTGCTGCGGGGATGAAGACTCATCCCCAGTGGTGGAACGGAGAAACCGCAGTGGCATCATCAGCGCTCCACTCAGCAAAAGCCTGAAGCGTTCAAGAGCTCTCTCGCAGTACATCGCAACCTGCTCGGCCGCCGCTGTGGCCAGTGTCGCGAACGCTAACAGACTCGCCCAGAGCTCAATGGTGGCGACAGGTGTCAAAGCTCACTCTACCGCTAGCCAGCACAGGTCACAAGTCGGGTACGCCAAACTGGACCGGGCTGCATTGATGTCTGGTCTTCTGGACTCTCCGAGTGGCCTGCATCTCGCCCAGGCCGCCGAGCTTCTGCGACGGGCGGGGATGCTGCTTCCCGTCAGCGACCCATCCAGTGTCAGTGTGGGCGGGGACATGGAGACCGTCTCTGCTTCTGATTCGCTGGGCAGTGTGATGGACTTCCCATTGCTTGGCAATGGCGGAGTGGGCGGGAGTTTTCCTTATCACCCGGGGCTGTTCATAATGACGCCAGCGGGAGTGTTCCTCGCTGATGGGGCACTCTCGCATGTGACAGGCACGTCGGAACACCAGCAAACGCAGAGCGAGATTTCTTCAGCCATCAGCGCTAATGGGAAGAAAAAGCGGAAGCGATGCGGCCTCTGTCCACCTTGCCGGCGCAGGATTAACTGCGAACAGTGCAGCAGCTGCCGCAACCGCAAAACCGGCCATCAGATCTGCAAGTTCCGCAAGTGCGAAGAGCTCAAAAAGAAACCTGCTGGCGGGCTTGAG AAGGTGATGCTGCCAACTGGAGCTCCTTTCCGATGGTTTCCGTAG
- the LOC132113895 gene encoding CXXC-type zinc finger protein 5-like isoform X3: MSASGGSMEGSRAVEDEEAQDSCCGDEDSSPVVERRNRSGIISAPLSKSLKRSRALSQYIATCSAAAVASVANANRLAQSSMVATGVKAHSTASQHRSQVGYAKLDRAALMSGLLDSPSGLHLAQAAELLRRAGMLLPVSDPSSVSVGGDMETVSASDSLGSVMDFPLLGNGGVGGSFPYHPGLFIMTPAGVFLADGALSHVTGTSEHQQTQSEISSAISANGKKKRKRCGLCPPCRRRINCEQCSSCRNRKTGHQICKFRKCEELKKKPAGGLEVRW, from the exons ATGTCTGCCAGTGGAGGGTCCATGGAGGGAAGTCGAGCTGTAGAGGATGAGGAGGCGCAGGACAGCTGCTGCGGGGATGAAGACTCATCCCCAGTGGTGGAACGGAGAAACCGCAGTGGCATCATCAGCGCTCCACTCAGCAAAAGCCTGAAGCGTTCAAGAGCTCTCTCGCAGTACATCGCAACCTGCTCGGCCGCCGCTGTGGCCAGTGTCGCGAACGCTAACAGACTCGCCCAGAGCTCAATGGTGGCGACAGGTGTCAAAGCTCACTCTACCGCTAGCCAGCACAGGTCACAAGTCGGGTACGCCAAACTGGACCGGGCTGCATTGATGTCTGGTCTTCTGGACTCTCCGAGTGGCCTGCATCTCGCCCAGGCCGCCGAGCTTCTGCGACGGGCGGGGATGCTGCTTCCCGTCAGCGACCCATCCAGTGTCAGTGTGGGCGGGGACATGGAGACCGTCTCTGCTTCTGATTCGCTGGGCAGTGTGATGGACTTCCCATTGCTTGGCAATGGCGGAGTGGGCGGGAGTTTTCCTTATCACCCGGGGCTGTTCATAATGACGCCAGCGGGAGTGTTCCTCGCTGATGGGGCACTCTCGCATGTGACAGGCACGTCGGAACACCAGCAAACGCAGAGCGAGATTTCTTCAGCCATCAGCGCTAATGGGAAGAAAAAGCGGAAGCGATGCGGCCTCTGTCCACCTTGCCGGCGCAGGATTAACTGCGAACAGTGCAGCAGCTGCCGCAACCGCAAAACCGGCCATCAGATCTGCAAGTTCCGCAAGTGCGAAGAGCTCAAAAAGAAACCTGCTGGCGGGCTTGAGGTAAGATG GTGA
- the LOC132113895 gene encoding CXXC-type zinc finger protein 5-like isoform X4, with the protein MSASGGSMEGSRAVEDEEAQDSCCGDEDSSPVVERRNRSGIISAPLSKSLKRSRALSQYIATCSAAAVASVANANRLAQSSMVATGVKAHSTASQHRSQVGYAKLDRAALMSGLLDSPSGLHLAQAAELLRRAGMLLPVSDPSSVSVGGDMETVSASDSLGSVMDFPLLGNGGVGGSFPYHPGLFIMTPAGVFLADGALSHVTGTSEHQQTQSEISSAISANGKKKRKRCGLCPPCRRRINCEQCSSCRNRKTGHQICKFRKCEELKKKPAGGLEVR; encoded by the exons ATGTCTGCCAGTGGAGGGTCCATGGAGGGAAGTCGAGCTGTAGAGGATGAGGAGGCGCAGGACAGCTGCTGCGGGGATGAAGACTCATCCCCAGTGGTGGAACGGAGAAACCGCAGTGGCATCATCAGCGCTCCACTCAGCAAAAGCCTGAAGCGTTCAAGAGCTCTCTCGCAGTACATCGCAACCTGCTCGGCCGCCGCTGTGGCCAGTGTCGCGAACGCTAACAGACTCGCCCAGAGCTCAATGGTGGCGACAGGTGTCAAAGCTCACTCTACCGCTAGCCAGCACAGGTCACAAGTCGGGTACGCCAAACTGGACCGGGCTGCATTGATGTCTGGTCTTCTGGACTCTCCGAGTGGCCTGCATCTCGCCCAGGCCGCCGAGCTTCTGCGACGGGCGGGGATGCTGCTTCCCGTCAGCGACCCATCCAGTGTCAGTGTGGGCGGGGACATGGAGACCGTCTCTGCTTCTGATTCGCTGGGCAGTGTGATGGACTTCCCATTGCTTGGCAATGGCGGAGTGGGCGGGAGTTTTCCTTATCACCCGGGGCTGTTCATAATGACGCCAGCGGGAGTGTTCCTCGCTGATGGGGCACTCTCGCATGTGACAGGCACGTCGGAACACCAGCAAACGCAGAGCGAGATTTCTTCAGCCATCAGCGCTAATGGGAAGAAAAAGCGGAAGCGATGCGGCCTCTGTCCACCTTGCCGGCGCAGGATTAACTGCGAACAGTGCAGCAGCTGCCGCAACCGCAAAACCGGCCATCAGATCTGCAAGTTCCGCAAGTGCGAAGAGCTCAAAAAGAAACCTGCTGGCGGGCTTGAGGTAAGATG A
- the LOC132113895 gene encoding CXXC-type zinc finger protein 5-like isoform X2, with protein MSASGGSMEGSRAVEDEEAQDSCCGDEDSSPVVERRNRSGIISAPLSKSLKRSRALSQYIATCSAAAVASVANANRLAQSSMVATGVKAHSTASQHRSQVGYAKLDRAALMSGLLDSPSGLHLAQAAELLRRAGMLLPVSDPSSVSVGGDMETVSASDSLGSVMDFPLLGNGGVGGSFPYHPGLFIMTPAGVFLADGALSHVTGTSEHQQTQSEISSAISANGKKKRKRCGLCPPCRRRINCEQCSSCRNRKTGHQICKFRKCEELKKKPAGGLEVMLPTGAPFRWFP; from the exons ATGTCTGCCAGTGGAGGGTCCATGGAGGGAAGTCGAGCTGTAGAGGATGAGGAGGCGCAGGACAGCTGCTGCGGGGATGAAGACTCATCCCCAGTGGTGGAACGGAGAAACCGCAGTGGCATCATCAGCGCTCCACTCAGCAAAAGCCTGAAGCGTTCAAGAGCTCTCTCGCAGTACATCGCAACCTGCTCGGCCGCCGCTGTGGCCAGTGTCGCGAACGCTAACAGACTCGCCCAGAGCTCAATGGTGGCGACAGGTGTCAAAGCTCACTCTACCGCTAGCCAGCACAGGTCACAAGTCGGGTACGCCAAACTGGACCGGGCTGCATTGATGTCTGGTCTTCTGGACTCTCCGAGTGGCCTGCATCTCGCCCAGGCCGCCGAGCTTCTGCGACGGGCGGGGATGCTGCTTCCCGTCAGCGACCCATCCAGTGTCAGTGTGGGCGGGGACATGGAGACCGTCTCTGCTTCTGATTCGCTGGGCAGTGTGATGGACTTCCCATTGCTTGGCAATGGCGGAGTGGGCGGGAGTTTTCCTTATCACCCGGGGCTGTTCATAATGACGCCAGCGGGAGTGTTCCTCGCTGATGGGGCACTCTCGCATGTGACAGGCACGTCGGAACACCAGCAAACGCAGAGCGAGATTTCTTCAGCCATCAGCGCTAATGGGAAGAAAAAGCGGAAGCGATGCGGCCTCTGTCCACCTTGCCGGCGCAGGATTAACTGCGAACAGTGCAGCAGCTGCCGCAACCGCAAAACCGGCCATCAGATCTGCAAGTTCCGCAAGTGCGAAGAGCTCAAAAAGAAACCTGCTGGCGGGCTTGAG GTGATGCTGCCAACTGGAGCTCCTTTCCGATGGTTTCCGTAG